The following proteins are encoded in a genomic region of Flammeovirga pectinis:
- a CDS encoding undecaprenyl-diphosphate phosphatase gives MSIFEAIVLGIVQGLTEFLPVSSSGHLELAKAILGDTSMAEESMMMTVVLHFATALSTVVVFRKDILEILKGLFQFKWNEQTQFSLKIVLSMIPAALVGVFLNDQIEKFFGGAILLVGCMLLLTAVLLILADRAKNTEKNVGYKEAIIIGIAQAIAILPGISRSGATISTSVLLGIDRSKSARFSFLMVVPLIFGKIAKDILDGAFSSSFEVVPMAVGFVTAFVTGIIACTWMISLVKKAKLMWFSVWCAVVGSIAIIYTLIN, from the coding sequence ATGAGTATTTTTGAGGCTATCGTTCTTGGTATTGTTCAAGGATTGACAGAATTTTTACCTGTTAGTAGTAGTGGTCACTTAGAATTAGCAAAAGCTATTTTAGGAGATACTAGTATGGCAGAAGAAAGTATGATGATGACTGTCGTACTTCATTTTGCAACAGCATTATCAACAGTTGTTGTTTTTAGAAAAGACATTCTAGAAATCTTAAAAGGTTTATTTCAATTTAAATGGAATGAACAAACACAATTTTCACTAAAAATTGTTCTTTCAATGATACCAGCTGCATTAGTTGGTGTTTTCTTGAACGACCAAATAGAAAAATTCTTTGGCGGAGCAATACTTCTTGTAGGTTGCATGCTTTTATTAACTGCAGTTCTTCTTATTCTTGCAGACAGAGCAAAGAATACAGAAAAAAATGTGGGTTATAAAGAGGCTATCATTATCGGTATTGCCCAAGCAATTGCTATCCTTCCTGGTATTTCAAGATCAGGAGCAACAATTTCAACATCTGTTTTATTAGGAATTGACAGGTCTAAATCTGCTCGATTTTCTTTTTTAATGGTTGTACCTTTGATTTTTGGTAAAATTGCAAAAGATATATTAGATGGTGCTTTTTCATCTTCTTTTGAAGTAGTACCAATGGCAGTTGGTTTTGTTACAGCTTTTGTAACTGGTATTATTGCATGTACATGGATGATTTCATTGGTGAAGAAAGCAAAACTAATGTGGTTCTCTGTTTGGTGTGCAGTTGTAGGCTCAATTGCAATTATTTATACATTAATAAATTAA
- a CDS encoding bifunctional riboflavin kinase/FAD synthetase: protein MKVHYGIDNFTPLKRATVTSGTFDGVHYGHQQILAHLRKIAREDNSETVLITFWPHPRFVLQPEIANKSLKLLTNLDEKIALLEQEGINHLIVIEFNKEFSHLTSMEFVKNILIDKINTTKLVIGYDHRFGRNREGGFDYLKEHQAEFGFEVEEITKQEIENAAVSSTAIRAALIEEGNLFTAEKYLGYHYSLEGIVVNGNKIGRKIGFPTANIQLKDSFKLLPHQGVYAVHLYFEGVKYKGMLNIGNRPTVTEGIKKTVEVNIFDFNKDIYGAEVRLEFVKRIRSEMKFDGVEMLIEQLHLDRESAITALSI, encoded by the coding sequence ATGAAAGTACATTACGGAATAGATAATTTTACGCCTCTTAAAAGAGCAACAGTTACAAGTGGAACATTTGATGGAGTACATTATGGACACCAGCAAATTCTTGCACACCTAAGAAAAATAGCTAGAGAAGATAATTCAGAAACAGTTTTGATTACCTTTTGGCCACATCCTAGGTTTGTCTTACAACCCGAAATTGCGAATAAATCACTTAAATTATTAACGAATTTAGATGAGAAAATAGCTTTACTTGAACAGGAAGGTATTAATCATTTAATCGTTATCGAGTTTAATAAAGAGTTTTCTCACCTCACATCAATGGAATTTGTAAAGAACATACTCATTGATAAAATCAATACAACCAAATTAGTGATTGGATACGACCATCGTTTTGGTAGAAATAGAGAAGGAGGGTTTGATTACTTAAAAGAACATCAAGCAGAGTTTGGGTTCGAAGTAGAAGAAATAACCAAGCAAGAAATAGAAAATGCTGCAGTGAGTTCAACAGCAATAAGAGCAGCATTAATAGAAGAGGGTAATTTATTTACTGCCGAAAAATATCTCGGTTATCATTATTCTTTAGAAGGAATAGTAGTTAATGGTAATAAAATTGGTAGAAAAATAGGCTTTCCTACTGCAAATATTCAATTAAAGGACAGCTTTAAATTACTTCCTCATCAGGGAGTTTATGCTGTACACCTTTATTTTGAAGGAGTGAAATATAAAGGAATGCTGAATATTGGTAACAGACCCACCGTTACAGAAGGTATAAAAAAAACAGTAGAAGTAAACATCTTTGATTTTAACAAAGATATTTATGGAGCAGAAGTTCGACTTGAATTTGTGAAAAGAATACGATCAGAAATGAAATTTGATGGAGTTGAAATGCTTATAGAACAACTTCATCTTGATAGAGAAAGTGCCATTACAGCACTTTCAATATAA
- a CDS encoding DUF3098 domain-containing protein, which produces MSNKKEHLAFGKKNYMWMLIGILMIALGFFIMSLESAPMGFGALGLTVGPIVTMAGFGVNFYAILLKPQESNSEQSPKS; this is translated from the coding sequence ATGAGCAATAAAAAAGAACATTTGGCCTTCGGTAAAAAGAATTACATGTGGATGTTAATCGGCATTTTAATGATTGCTTTAGGCTTTTTTATCATGTCTTTAGAAAGTGCACCTATGGGCTTTGGCGCTTTAGGTTTAACAGTAGGACCAATTGTTACAATGGCAGGTTTTGGTGTTAATTTCTATGCCATCTTATTAAAACCTCAAGAGAGCAATTCTGAACAAAGCCCAAAAAGCTAA
- the truB gene encoding tRNA pseudouridine(55) synthase TruB → MQDFDFVAGETVLVDKPLEWTSFGVVKKLRWEMKVKKVGHAGTLDPLATGLLILCTGKSTKTIDQIQGKIKEYEGEMVIGATTASYDLETEIENQVDISHITEQNILDLLPQFTGKIMQVPPMHSAIKVNGVRVYKHARKGKEVKIDPREVEISELEITKIDFPKIQFRMVCTKGTYVRSFVKDFGDALGVGAYMSGLRRTKIGEYDVKDAKSVEEWIEVIREWRSNQEEQTEEENSK, encoded by the coding sequence ATGCAAGATTTTGATTTTGTAGCCGGCGAGACGGTGTTGGTAGATAAACCATTAGAATGGACTTCTTTTGGTGTAGTGAAAAAGTTACGTTGGGAAATGAAGGTGAAAAAAGTAGGGCATGCCGGTACTTTAGATCCTTTGGCTACAGGTTTATTGATTTTGTGTACTGGAAAAAGTACAAAGACAATAGATCAAATTCAGGGTAAGATTAAAGAATATGAGGGAGAAATGGTAATTGGTGCTACAACTGCTTCTTATGATTTAGAAACAGAAATAGAAAACCAAGTAGATATTTCTCATATCACAGAACAAAATATTCTAGATTTATTACCTCAGTTTACGGGTAAGATAATGCAAGTTCCTCCAATGCACTCTGCTATAAAAGTGAATGGAGTTCGTGTATATAAACATGCTCGTAAAGGAAAAGAAGTAAAGATCGATCCTAGAGAAGTTGAAATTAGTGAATTAGAAATTACAAAAATCGACTTCCCTAAAATTCAGTTTAGAATGGTTTGTACTAAAGGTACTTATGTAAGGAGTTTTGTTAAAGACTTTGGCGATGCTTTAGGTGTTGGTGCTTACATGAGTGGCTTACGTAGAACTAAGATTGGTGAATACGATGTTAAAGATGCCAAATCTGTTGAAGAATGGATTGAGGTGATTCGAGAATGGCGTAGTAACCAAGAAGAACAAACGGAAGAAGAGAATTCTAAATAG
- a CDS encoding NFACT RNA binding domain-containing protein translates to MFNNYYFLRQLSSSLKEHLVGMTLGACFSQSKDELMIGFYKGGREQWIRASLIPNFNLLTFPLDYQRKKVNSIDLFKEAIDQEVEDIIQYNNERAFLIKMTNNWGILFKMYGNRSNILLVHEGEVITLFQKRHIEDQNIDVSQLDRSLDQTKEGFFENGLRGTFPTLGKEALAYLVKNGWEDADKEKQWKMLSSIISKLENPKYYTIEENEQIHFLLFEEGTTLFETDNAIEAANEFFYRFSKRFFVEQERVPLLREIDKRLKQSRSYLKKNYARFEELTESARFEEIANIIMANLHAIPARTKKITLFDFYKDGDIVIKLNEFQTPQKNAETYYRKAKNQKLEVKNLEENINEKEEEMKRLQTHRDALNDLEMVREIRKYIKTNGLQKLQKNEPVFPFRKFEFKGFEIWVGKNAVNNDLLTQRFAHKRDLWLHARDVAGSHVVVKWKSKQPTFPINVIEKAASIAAYYSQRKTDTLCPVIYTPKKYVRKRKGDPAGLVVVDKESVVLIEPAPFSENLT, encoded by the coding sequence ATGTTCAACAACTATTACTTTTTAAGACAACTGAGTAGTTCTTTAAAAGAACATTTAGTAGGGATGACTTTGGGGGCTTGTTTTAGTCAATCCAAAGATGAATTGATGATCGGTTTCTATAAAGGTGGTCGAGAACAGTGGATACGTGCGTCTTTAATTCCAAATTTTAACTTACTTACTTTTCCTTTGGATTATCAAAGAAAGAAGGTGAACAGTATAGATCTTTTTAAGGAAGCTATTGACCAGGAGGTTGAAGATATAATTCAATATAATAATGAACGCGCATTTCTAATTAAGATGACCAACAATTGGGGTATCTTATTTAAAATGTATGGTAACCGTTCTAACATACTTTTAGTTCATGAAGGTGAGGTTATAACCCTTTTCCAAAAACGCCATATTGAAGATCAAAATATAGATGTTTCTCAATTAGACCGTTCACTGGACCAAACAAAAGAGGGCTTTTTTGAGAATGGATTACGAGGTACATTTCCTACTTTAGGAAAGGAAGCATTGGCCTATTTAGTAAAAAATGGCTGGGAAGATGCAGATAAGGAGAAGCAATGGAAGATGCTTTCATCAATAATTTCAAAATTAGAAAACCCAAAGTATTATACTATCGAAGAGAATGAGCAAATACATTTTCTGCTTTTTGAAGAAGGAACAACACTTTTTGAAACAGATAATGCTATTGAGGCTGCTAATGAGTTTTTCTATAGGTTTTCAAAACGCTTTTTTGTAGAACAAGAAAGAGTCCCTTTATTAAGAGAAATTGATAAAAGGTTAAAGCAATCAAGAAGTTACCTTAAGAAAAATTATGCACGTTTTGAAGAACTCACAGAGAGTGCTCGTTTTGAGGAAATTGCCAATATTATAATGGCCAATTTGCATGCTATACCTGCAAGAACTAAGAAAATCACTTTGTTTGATTTTTATAAGGATGGGGATATAGTAATTAAATTAAATGAATTTCAAACGCCTCAAAAAAATGCGGAAACTTACTATCGAAAGGCTAAAAATCAGAAATTAGAAGTAAAGAATCTCGAAGAAAACATCAATGAAAAGGAAGAAGAAATGAAACGTCTTCAAACACATCGTGATGCTTTAAATGACCTAGAAATGGTTAGAGAGATTAGAAAATATATTAAGACTAATGGGTTACAGAAATTACAAAAAAATGAACCTGTTTTCCCATTTAGAAAATTTGAATTTAAAGGGTTTGAAATTTGGGTAGGTAAAAATGCAGTGAATAATGATTTATTGACACAAAGATTTGCCCATAAAAGAGACCTTTGGTTGCATGCTAGAGATGTGGCGGGATCTCATGTAGTTGTTAAATGGAAATCTAAACAACCTACTTTTCCAATTAATGTTATTGAAAAAGCAGCATCTATTGCAGCCTATTATTCTCAAAGAAAAACAGATACATTATGTCCTGTGATTTATACTCCTAAAAAATACGTAAGAAAAAGAAAAGGAGACCCTGCTGGGTTAGTTGTTGTAGATAAGGAGAGTGTAGTTTTAATAGAACCAGCTCCATTTTCAGAGAATTTAACGTAG